The Brassica napus cultivar Da-Ae chromosome C1, Da-Ae, whole genome shotgun sequence DNA segment TTTagatgctattttttttttctcatgcaTCAGTTCATCATTTCCACAGAGGCTTTATCGCCACAACTTAAAAAACGAACCAGATAACTGTGATACAAAATCGGATCAAACATTTCAGTGTAGCTATTTACATAATGTACAACATAAACAGAAATGTAGAAGGGAAAATCAGAATCAGATCAAACCAACTAATACAGAGCTATTAAGATTTATGACATCATATCATGGACACATGTTTACTTGAAGACGAATATGGAGGTTCATATTCagagaaagaaacaaaccaTGATCCATGTCTCTTTGAGTCCTATTCATGATCCTTTGCGGAAGACTGCACATTCCATTCAGTCAATTCACTCTCAGTCACAAACTTGTTGGCTTGTAAATTTCCAAGAAATCAAACATATGAACATAAGGCTGAAAGAtctaaaacttaaaacatatcaaaattcaatattttccaTCTCAGTCAAAGTTATCGTGTAGCATAAAGATGATGTCGTGAAATCTGCAGTATAACATAtaagtcacttttgcaaaaacaTCAAATGCAGATTAAACAAATGTTATAACATTACAACCAAACaaacatgcaaattttgtgttCTTGATTTAATTATCAGATTAAAGTTTTCAATTCTAAACCGTGAAGTGTGTAAATAAGATGTGAGGAACAGATCGAGAAGAAAACGACCTACACTCTTTGTAGCGAATCAAAATTCCATACCATAGTTCATCATCCACCATTATTGAAAACGAAAGGAAGCACAAATTAGCTTCGCTTTCTCTAAACTATGTCGCTGCCAAATACGTAAATGCATCTTGTTCTGTTCACCGTAGTCACTGCTGATTCTCCACCGTTCTTCACGTTCCGTGATTCCCAGAAACGCATGTGATGCGTCATCCCGAGGATTTCATCCCGAGGTGTGGGAAGAAGGTAATTAGAAAACGTAGTGGGAAGGAAAATGTAAATGGCGAGTTCAGATGATGATGTTCAAGGAAATAAAGGCTTTCCttttataagagaagagacaCCGCCTCGCAGAAGAATAAAGTGCATTCAATAACAGATAGTGTTCAAAGAGGGGTGATGGAGTTAAGGAGAATGATAAAGGAGGTGAATCAATTAGGAGACACGTTTTCGTTTATCTGAAGAGAAGACATAACGTCATAGATGTATCAGAGATCGATGAAGAAGACTCTTTGTTTATTttgtggaagaagaagacgaaaccCTGAAAATCTTGTGGCTGGTCTTGCTGAATAAAGAAACAGAAGCCCAACACGTGATAAGCGTTGAAAGCCCATCAAAACTCGCGTTCAAATGAAACGTTGAGTTTCGCTATTGAGTGACACGTGTCGGCCAGAGAGAGCTCGACTTATCTATGTGGCAGAGGACGTGGCGCAAGGAGAAGGGATGcaactatactttatataaatagatttgtTTTGAAATAATACAAACTTCCTTATTTTACTAACTAAAGATTCTCAAATAACTAATTAGATTTAATTAATCTCTAATATTATATTTCCTAAATCCTTTTAAAAACATTTCCAAAATCcggtcaaaaatatttaccaccagatatttagtatattttaatatgaatatttaattgaagtttccaagtttctactcatatgattttattaacatttgtatatttgttgtaacaaaaaaaattaaactattaatcacaaaattttcaatgtgaaatatttaatagttttagtaatttataatcatttttaaaaattcaatgaaaattttaaaattaaaatattcaggTCTCGATACTTTTTCAGTGCgagttttgaaattaacatatttatgtattttatatggtatatgatatatagtttaatttaaataatattaaatatatataaaaatattttatatgaatatctattaaatgatactTCACATTCATgtgattttatgatcatttgttttttttataacaaacaaaagtaaaatcattgttcacaaaatttttattgcctggtttttaaaagttttagtaatttatagtcattttagaaattcaaaatataacatataagaaaaaaaattagatttttcattatatgtttaatgtgattgtttaattttttaataatataaattaaacaaaaatgatggaggatacaaaaactattatcaaatctttattattcaaaatcattaattgttgaatatatgttaatcacattaggtaattccgtagcttttatttaatgaaagaataaagaatattttttatgcatttctaatcaatttaatagttaatttaataaaaactataatatgcatttagatggaccaacctatttttctaaatattctGAGACTGGTTTAATCTTCGTTCAATTACCATGAACttacatttttttggtaaagaGTTTCGTCAAAACTACATTGATCATAGTACAAAGAAACTGATAGGGATGTGTTTATTGATATTCGGATGCAAATCTTTAAACAATACACAAGAGtgaaaataattatgaaatcaAGAATATGATTtctatataaactaaaaatcaaAACGAATGTGCTCAGAATAGAAACCCAACCGCCAGAGTGGCTACGGTAGCGACAAAAGCAGGGATAGACAAGGAAGCGTCAGAGGTAGGGCTCGGAGCTGGAGCATCCACGGCGGCTGCCTGTTGCAGAGCAGAGAAAGCCATCATAGCCACCAAGACAGCCTCAAAGAGTCTCATCTTCATTGCATCCATTGTTAATTACTGAGAAAGCAAACGAAGAGATCGTTAAtgtatttgtgtgttttgtggTGTGTTGCTATGTGCTGTGACTTGTGTGTTATATATACACATGGATGCGTGATAATTAGGCGAGCTGTATGTGCCTACTTTACAGTTTAATTAGCACCAACCCAATTAATCATTTTTGAATTAATCAACACAAAAATCATTAACGTGTTTGAGCTCATCAACTAAGATATTTGGaaataatttagaaataaatagcTGGAAAGAGCAATGCAGCCGATTTTAGTTGTTAGTATCTAGTGTTTTTTTGTTGGAACTCGTTTTTGACAAAGTGGTGTAGACCATTTTTCTGATGGGTTTTTCGACGGAGACGTCTGTCGGAAGAACCGGAATTTGGACACGATGTAATCGTCACCGTGAACACTATGAGTTAGTGTATTTGTTAGTCAAAATCAGAGTTGTTTTGAATGAAAAATGGAGGTCCAAAGTGAATGACATGAAAAGCTTATAAAGCTATATATTtggttaaatataaaatataacaaatatttcACTTTAGATACGTGAGGTTTGAATTTAGATTTAATAAGTTAATTAGACTTAATGTCaattaatctattttaaatcttattcataaaatattttgatatttggttaaatataaaatataaactcaaTTAAGTATATTGTTGGTTTTGATTTGGTCAATACAACATTATGACTTAAATTTGCTAACGTCTAGAATCTTTACTCACGGAAATCAAATTTTCTTTATTGCTAGGATTATGACGTTAGCGACTCCATAAATGACATAACGTGTTCATCTTTTTTGAAGTTATAAAAGGAGCACTTGTGTTAACTTATCCGTTGATAGAGAAAACATACAATCCTCcatatttcttttatctttctttttagttttcttttgaatccgagaatatacacaaaactagttTCTTCAGGCTTCTGATAGAGTGACGCAAATCAGAAGATTTTTTGCAGTTGTATCTTGGGACTCATTACGTTATCAAACCGTCGCACTACGGGacgtattttgagttaagaAAAGAGATAATATCTCGCCTCTgcaattaaatcattttttttttaatctttggtatacttttatcaattttattcttTACAATATTCAGTTCTCCGTAAATTATATAATACGGtctcatcatttttttttcttggagaGATGGATATAATATGTTGATTCAAAGAATATACAGTTATTAAGGTGTTGTGTGTTTCAATTGATACAGTTCATATAGGAACGTTTTCGTTAATAAAAAGTAAAGTACTATATATGAAACTGTTGTTTTTCCCCTGTGCCAGTCGTGAAATGAATAGAAAATGAGAAAATGAGAAAATGAGAGAACCAATGAGCTGTGTGGCTGTTTATTTATAGGTGAAGAATATGGACTGTGAATCTGTGATTGATGGCACAGTCCATATCCATTTCTACCCCAATTATTTCTtaaatattctttaaaaaagaatttataaatggaaattttcattttcttatataacaatacaaattttattcataaggccgagaaaaaaagaaaagagtaagTTACATAAACATGTTTTCTTTCTTGGAAGCcaataaatcaaaaacacacacacaaaaccgAGAGATCCAAAAAGTTGGTTTAGAACAAACGTAAATCCTTATTCAATCTAAAATCTgaggtgatttgatttttaacgaggttttagatgattttaaggAATTATGgagaataaaatgatttttgttaaaccactatagaatatcacctaaaaccaagggatttgagttttttttttttttaactaagaaactccacccaaacactctaaaatcacttgaaaacttgaaaactccacaacttaaaatattttcaataacagtggatttcagaATACTTTATAAAATGCCAAGTTCAATAATActggattttaaatgagtttttaaaattcatgtttcaataacGGTGAATTTGTCATTTTGACACAAATCACTTAAAACTCTCAATTGAATACATCCCATAGAAAGTTAGAAAGTGTAAATTATATCAGCTACAGAGACAGAAAGATTGGAACTTGCgatcaaatgaaaaataaagataattttaaatcaaacgCCAAACAAGCCTACTTGACCTGGACATATACGGATGATGACAAGCTGTAACGATCTGCAAGCgaccaaaataattattttcccAGAAGATATGAACAAACTTAAAGCAAATCGACAACAGCCCCACTAGTcttaaaacattccgagatacTCCAGAACCAATTGAACGGTCAACGGTGTTTCAAGTGCATACTAAACTCGAATTGATTGTCTAGCTATCACCAAGGACCATACTTAAAATGACCCTGAATCTTTAAATACACTTCAGAGATACAAACTCTAATCAggattatgatttttttttaaccgaGATCAGGAAGCAAGAACTACAAAGTGACTAcgaatgatatatataaaaaaacaatatgagaACTTTACAAAGAAGCGAAGATGATCGGGTTTGATAATATATTGATCACTCAAAATGCAGATGGAAGTGATTCTGATATGTAGCGATGGCAGCTGAAGATGAGCTATAAGCGAAAGCGTGATCATCAcgatcgtcttcttcttcgtcgtcaaCTTCAGGATAAAGCAAACCTGGCGGAGGAAGACAGAGAACGGTCAAAAACCACACAGCGAATCGACCCAGTTCCTGTAGCGGGAATAAGCAGACAAGGTCGAGCATTTCCCGGCTGCTTATGCGGTCCGACGGTGGTATCATCCTTGCTCGCTGCCAAATATCAGCCGACAAAAGGGCTACCGACATAACACTCCCGCCGTTGAACACCATATGCCCGTACAGTGTTTATTCACAAAACGTTTCTGGTTTCTTTTGAAAGAGATGATGATTCCGTGATTTCTGTATGATTTGTTTGTATGTTGAGTATACAGAGAGGTCAGGATTTACCTTTTCAACTACTTGATCCCTTTTGTGATTTTGCCACGTTGACTTGAATGTTTCATTATCAATCATTAAACATCATTTAGTGCCTAATCcggtttttatttttctgttgatATAATATTCAGAaatgaaattttgtttaaaGGTCCACTAGGCATTTTGTATTGCGGAGTTGTAAACACATATCACGAGATCAAAACACAGGATTGTCAGACTATTGAATCCTAATAcgggtttttaaaaaaatacattttttggtGCGTCTATGTTCTGTTCTGTGTGTAAATTAATGAAATCTTAGTTCTTTGGAACAGAACTCTGTAGAAATGATAACTTTGGAAGTGAGAATGATGTTACAGTCTTTAGCATCACATAGTCTATAGCATATTCTCTATACACTCCTGACATATGCTTGAATAACGCACTCATTTCCACTCGGTCAAGATAAAAGTTATACCCTGACACTATTGATGAGTCTAGATTGAATAAATAAGAGTGAAAATCGATGGATAGAAGATTaagagaggaaaaaagaaagggGATAACACCCAGTTTTTGTTAACCGTAATCGATAATGTTTTCACGACCTAAAACAATGAAATATAATCGATTATTTTGATAATCAGTGAATAACAACATACTttcgatgaaaaaaaaatatacaaggcAAACATATGGTCAACGCCTGAAAACGTAAAAGACTTCGATATGATGGGCCGTAAGTCAAGCCCAAAGGCCGAACAATGATAAGTTGAAACTATCCGGTGGTTCAAGTGTGGTAATTAAATTTGAGACCATTAATCACAGTCTGCTTTAGTTCTTTTGGGGGCACTGTGTGATAATTTAGGGTTTCTTGGCTCCTCTGTTATTCGGACTCTCCCGTGAGAAAAACGAATCAGGGGTTGTCTGTGAAACGCTAGAGAGTTTGTGCAACTGGTTCTACTGGAGAAATAGGACCATCTCCGACTTGGTCAAACTCTTCTGGTCTCATTGTCATTTTAGAAACTATCATTTGGCCAAATAATCAAACTGTaagtttttctatgttttttttttttttacttttctctATTCGGATTAGTTAACCCTTTCGGTTTCTCTAATCTGCAGGATCCAATCGTGTTTCCTCACATGGACATCATCAGTCACTTGTCGGATGATTTGCTCTTGCGGATTCTGTCATTTGTTCCTACAAAAGATGTCGTGGCCACAAGTCTTTTGTCCAAAAGATGGGAATGTCTTTGGACGTCAGTGTCCAAACTTGGTTACGATGATAGCTATCATCACACCGGTGACTACAAGAACTTCTCGCAGTTTGTTTACAGGTCTTTGCTCTCCAATAAAGCACCAGTACTAGACAAGTTACATCTCAAGCTCGGCCCTGACTGTCCCTTCATCGATGTTGAACTATGGATTAACATCGCACTTAGTCGCCGTGTCCGTGAACTAGAAATTGATCTTTTTTCCAAGGAAGAGTCTTTTAATTTGCCTAATAGCCTATACACCTCTGAAACACTAGAGATCTTGACACTCATCAGCTGCGTCCTCGTGAACGTCCCTTCTTCCGTTTGTCTCCCGTCTCTCAAAACTCTCAAGCTCGACCGTGTCGATTACACAGACAACGATACTCTACCGCGTCTTCTATCCGGTTGTCCAAATCTCGAAGTCTTGTTTGTGGAACGACATGTTGGAGACGAGACAACTGATTCTATCGTCGTCGCGCCTTCGTTACAAAGATTAACTATGTTGGACACACATTCCGGTACATGCGGTCGGTTTGTGGTTGATGTCCCTTCTTTGAAGCACCTTGAAATTACAGATTCTGTTGCTTACGTCGACCTCCGTCGAATGGAGAATATGCCTGTGTTGGAGAAGGCATGCGTTTGGATTACTAGTAGTGGAGTGACCCAAGAGTTTTTAAAGGCTCTTACTTCTGTCCACCGCCTTTCACTATCTTTATCACCTTCAGAggtaaaattacaaaaatcttaaaatatatattttgtatcctGTAAAGTAGTTTTTCATCTCTTTtgtataattaaaatgaaaataaaaataacaggTTATGATGCATCCTTCTGGTATGACATTCAATCAGCTTGTTCATCTGGACTTGTACACTTTAACTGAAGGCTGGTGGGATCTTCTTACTTGTATGCTCCAAGATTCCCCTAAACTGCGATTTCTCAGACTCAGCAATGTATGTGGTCGTCTCTAGAATCTGCTTTTATCAGGTTTGGTTTTCCGATACATTGACTGactgttaattatatatatctttGGTCTTAGAACAAATTAACAAGTGAAAGCAAAGAGACCCCAATTGGTTGGAGGCCTCCGAGTTCTGTTCCTGAGTGTTTGTTGTCTAGTCTAGAGGCTTTCGTGTGGATTGGGTACAATGGGAGACAAGGGGACAGAGAGATGGCAATATATCTCCTGAAAAATACTGCTTGTTTGAAGACAGCGACATTCTCTCCAGATTCTACTGATTTGGGAGAGAAGTATCAGATGCTCAAGGTGTTGGCATCTGTAGCTACAATATCTGCTTCGTCTCAGCTTCTATTCGACTGAAACAATGGTAAAAATGTCGTTGTCTTGTA contains these protein-coding regions:
- the LOC106400353 gene encoding arabinogalactan protein 13-like, whose protein sequence is MDAMKMRLFEAVLVAMMAFSALQQAAAVDAPAPSPTSDASLSIPAFVATVATLAVGFLF
- the LOC111211788 gene encoding uncharacterized protein LOC111211788; the encoded protein is MVFNGGSVMSVALLSADIWQRARMIPPSDRISSREMLDLVCLFPLQELGRFAVWFLTVLCLPPPGLLYPEVDDEEEDDRDDHAFAYSSSSAAIATYQNHFHLHFE
- the LOC106397793 gene encoding F-box/FBD/LRR-repeat protein At4g26340 isoform X2 — its product is MDIISHLSDDLLLRILSFVPTKDVVATSLLSKRWECLWTSVSKLGYDDSYHHTGDYKNFSQFVYRSLLSNKAPVLDKLHLKLGPDCPFIDVELWINIALSRRVRELEIDLFSKEESFNLPNSLYTSETLEILTLISCVLVNVPSSVCLPSLKTLKLDRVDYTDNDTLPRLLSGCPNLEVLFVERHVGDETTDSIVVAPSLQRLTMLDTHSGTCGRFVVDVPSLKHLEITDSVAYVDLRRMENMPVLEKACVWITSSGVTQEFLKALTSVHRLSLSLSPSEVMMHPSGMTFNQLVHLDLYTLTEGWWDLLTCMLQDSPKLRFLRLSNTATFSPDSTDLGEKYQMLKVLASVATISASSQLLFD
- the LOC106397793 gene encoding F-box/FBD/LRR-repeat protein At4g26340 isoform X1, which gives rise to MDIISHLSDDLLLRILSFVPTKDVVATSLLSKRWECLWTSVSKLGYDDSYHHTGDYKNFSQFVYRSLLSNKAPVLDKLHLKLGPDCPFIDVELWINIALSRRVRELEIDLFSKEESFNLPNSLYTSETLEILTLISCVLVNVPSSVCLPSLKTLKLDRVDYTDNDTLPRLLSGCPNLEVLFVERHVGDETTDSIVVAPSLQRLTMLDTHSGTCGRFVVDVPSLKHLEITDSVAYVDLRRMENMPVLEKACVWITSSGVTQEFLKALTSVHRLSLSLSPSEVMMHPSGMTFNQLVHLDLYTLTEGWWDLLTCMLQDSPKLRFLRLSNNKLTSESKETPIGWRPPSSVPECLLSSLEAFVWIGYNGRQGDREMAIYLLKNTACLKTATFSPDSTDLGEKYQMLKVLASVATISASSQLLFD